The Procambarus clarkii isolate CNS0578487 chromosome 57, FALCON_Pclarkii_2.0, whole genome shotgun sequence genome has a segment encoding these proteins:
- the LOC138353380 gene encoding osteocalcin 2-like: MVNCSVLECFGCCGGSKKQCSTVRTPDIHYDHHGQRHFIPTTPRNADRIVQHLNYGIVNLSSYSSDSSFYMEGPRSRGPQRPPILPSPVQDLTVYSETSLSIPSVATPTSQTGNENRATQKHSLAPRVEQLNLSVRSLSESSGVTTASETESDNNSQEPSPVQDVRVQLSLSERSSSSSGVTSASDTESDDYSLQELSLALRIQDNKKRIRSFSQSSVLYSQETGSCDVSSAVSSYISIPSIISYPSVTSYPSQPNNEFSNLEQMPSFYASEGTLPFSSSIASNLSALVCSTPKK, encoded by the coding sequence ATGGTGAACTGTTCCGTTCTTGAGTGTTTTGGCTGTTGTGGAGGAAGTAAGAAGCAATGTTCAACTGTTCGAACTCCGGATATTCACTATGATCATCACGGTCAAAGGCATTTTATCCCGACAACACCGAGAAATGCTGATCGTATTGTCCAGCATTTGAATTACGGCATTGTTAACCTTTCGTCGTACTCCAGTGACTCATCCTTTTACATGGAAGGTCCAAGAAGCCGTGGACCGCAGAGACCTCCTATCCTTCCGAGCCCAGTACAAGACCTTACTGTGTACAGTGAAACCAGTTTGTCAATCCCCAGTGTCGCCACTCCTACGTCACAAACAGGGAACGAAAATCGCGCAACACAAAAACATTCTCTTGCTCCACGAGTGGAACAATTAAACTTAAGTGTGAGATCGTTGTCGGAGTCCAGTGGTGTCACCACTGCTTCTGAAACGGAGAGCGATAATAACTCACAGGAACCTTCACCTGTGCAAGATGTCAGAGTACAGTTAAGTCTCAGTGAGAGATCGTCATCATCCAGCGGCGTCACTTCTGCTTCGGACACAGAGAGCGATGATTACTCATTACAGGAACTTTCTCTCGCTCTACGAATCCAGGATAACAAAAAACGGATAAGATCGTTTTCGCAAAGCAGCGTCCTTTATTCTCAGGAGACAGGGAGTTGCGACGTTAGCTCTGCTGTATCCTCTTATATCAGCATTCCGTCTATCATAAGTTATCCGTCGGTAACTTCCTATCCATCACAGCCAAATAATGAATTTTCAAACCTAGAGCAAATGCCTTCCTTTTATGCTTCAGAAGGAACTTTACCGTTCTCTTCGTCAATAGCTTCAAATTTGTCCGCATTGGTTTGTTCAACGCCTAAGAAATAA